From Verrucomicrobiia bacterium, the proteins below share one genomic window:
- a CDS encoding Minf_1886 family protein, protein MQATSFEEVLEQILAKDSRYHRDAYLFLRDALDHTRKMLEKEQKIEKATSKRTSQQEKHVSGQELLSGIRELALEMFGPMAMTVFEEWGIHNCQDFGAMVFIMVENRLLKKTEKDSRADFENGYDFFEAFRKPFLPQSKIGAVPLKESGVGKG, encoded by the coding sequence ATGCAAGCAACGTCATTTGAAGAAGTCCTGGAGCAAATCCTCGCGAAGGATTCGCGTTATCACCGGGACGCCTATTTATTTCTGCGGGATGCCCTCGATCACACGCGCAAAATGCTCGAGAAGGAACAGAAGATCGAAAAAGCCACGAGCAAACGCACCTCGCAACAGGAAAAACATGTCAGCGGCCAGGAATTACTGTCGGGGATTCGCGAACTTGCGCTGGAAATGTTTGGGCCGATGGCGATGACGGTGTTTGAAGAATGGGGCATCCATAATTGCCAGGATTTCGGCGCGATGGTTTTTATCATGGTGGAAAATCGGCTGCTTAAAAAGACCGAGAAAGATTCGCGCGCGGATTTTGAGAATGGTTATGATTTTTTTGAAGCATTTCGGAAGCCGTTTCTGCCACAGAGCAAGATTGGGGCGGTTCCGTTGAAGGAATCGGGCGTGGGCAAGGGGTGA
- a CDS encoding pitrilysin family protein gives MTMSNDQHLSASAEIPALPPGVTLTQLENGLAIIVREDHSAPVVSAQAWAMTGSINEGKWIGAGMSHVLEHMLFKGTTTRGAGRIDQEVQDAGGYMNAYTSFDRTVYYIDAPNTGAKVAIDILCDIMQHATLPADEMAKEKQVILREMDMNQDDPGRRSGRRLFETAYTRSPYRFTIIGYPDIYNELQAEDIAAYYRERYAPNNVFFVVVGDVKAAEVVEQIKTAYATTKARAIAPVVLPEEPRQTAAREIIEEGPIEMGHVHLSWHIPGLRHADVPILDVLAAMLGSGRSSRLYQEIREKKGLVNSIDAWTYNPGNPGLIGISLLVDADKFEAARAAALAEVERVKNETISPAEVAKVVKQFTSATLATRKTMQGQAHDLGGSWLVANDLNFSERYLEAVKRVTPADLQRVAREYLTASNRTAYALLPKGASPQSTHAVVADEDKTVQKFELANGLRLLVKESHRLPFVEFRLVLKGGVLAETAANNGMTQLAGRLLLKGTKTRSAEQIALEIESLGGSLDSFGGNNSFGVHAEVLREDFNIGLDLVADVLLNPTFPEAALERERQIQLAGIRSQRDQLLKSAGIGMRRALFGDGGYGLDTLGTEASVSALTKAEVQGFHKKFTVPNNCVLAIFGDVKADDAKAAVEKVFGSWKTGEKALAQLPETKPLKEIKRVVEIRDKKQAVLLVGFPGATVSGTDRYALELLQEACSDLGSRLFLRIRDNLGLAYYVGAQNFLGLVPGYFAFYVGTAPEKVEQVEQEILREAELLRAEGLTAEELKRAKAKIVGQKKIARQDLGGLAMTMALDELYGLGYAHSDTDDARYENITLEEIKAAAKKYLTPGAMVISVVKPE, from the coding sequence ATGACGATGTCGAACGACCAACATTTATCCGCTTCCGCCGAAATTCCCGCGCTGCCGCCGGGCGTGACCTTGACCCAACTTGAAAATGGCCTGGCGATCATCGTGCGCGAAGACCACAGCGCGCCGGTCGTTTCCGCGCAGGCATGGGCAATGACCGGCAGCATCAACGAGGGCAAATGGATAGGCGCCGGCATGTCGCACGTGCTTGAGCACATGCTTTTCAAGGGCACGACCACGCGCGGCGCGGGTCGCATTGACCAGGAGGTGCAGGACGCGGGTGGTTACATGAACGCGTACACTTCATTTGATCGCACGGTGTATTATATTGATGCGCCCAACACTGGCGCGAAAGTCGCGATTGATATTTTATGCGACATCATGCAGCACGCGACTTTGCCCGCCGACGAAATGGCGAAGGAAAAGCAAGTCATCCTGCGCGAGATGGACATGAACCAGGACGATCCCGGCCGCCGTTCGGGTCGCCGGCTGTTTGAAACCGCTTACACGCGCAGTCCGTATCGCTTCACGATCATCGGTTATCCCGATATTTATAATGAATTGCAGGCGGAAGACATCGCGGCGTATTACCGCGAGCGTTACGCGCCGAATAATGTTTTCTTTGTCGTGGTGGGCGATGTGAAGGCGGCGGAGGTGGTCGAACAAATCAAGACGGCTTACGCCACGACGAAAGCGCGCGCCATTGCTCCGGTGGTTTTGCCGGAGGAACCGCGACAGACGGCGGCGCGTGAAATCATCGAGGAAGGCCCGATTGAAATGGGCCATGTGCATTTAAGCTGGCACATACCGGGTTTGCGCCATGCGGATGTTCCGATTCTCGACGTGCTGGCGGCAATGCTCGGCAGCGGGCGCAGTTCGCGGTTGTATCAGGAAATTCGCGAGAAGAAAGGGCTGGTCAATTCGATTGATGCGTGGACTTACAATCCGGGCAATCCCGGTTTGATCGGCATTAGTCTGCTGGTGGATGCGGATAAATTTGAAGCGGCGCGCGCCGCTGCGTTGGCGGAAGTGGAACGGGTGAAGAACGAAACTATTTCGCCCGCCGAAGTCGCGAAGGTGGTCAAACAATTTACCTCGGCCACGCTCGCCACGCGCAAGACCATGCAAGGCCAGGCGCATGACCTCGGCGGAAGTTGGCTCGTCGCGAATGATTTAAATTTTTCCGAGCGTTATCTTGAAGCGGTGAAGCGGGTGACGCCGGCGGATTTGCAACGCGTCGCGCGCGAATATCTCACGGCGAGCAATCGCACGGCTTATGCGCTGCTGCCCAAAGGCGCCTCGCCGCAGTCCACGCACGCGGTGGTTGCGGATGAAGATAAGACGGTCCAAAAATTCGAGCTGGCGAATGGGCTTCGGCTGCTCGTGAAAGAGAGTCATCGGCTGCCATTCGTAGAATTTCGACTGGTGTTGAAAGGCGGCGTGCTGGCGGAAACGGCAGCGAACAATGGTATGACGCAATTAGCCGGGCGTCTGTTGCTGAAGGGCACGAAGACGCGGAGTGCGGAACAAATCGCGCTGGAGATAGAATCGCTGGGAGGCAGTCTCGATAGTTTTGGCGGCAATAATAGTTTTGGGGTGCATGCCGAAGTGTTGCGCGAGGATTTCAATATCGGCCTCGATTTGGTGGCGGATGTTTTGTTGAATCCGACTTTTCCCGAAGCGGCGCTGGAGCGCGAGCGGCAGATTCAGTTGGCCGGAATCAGATCGCAGCGCGACCAGTTGCTCAAGAGCGCGGGCATCGGCATGCGGCGCGCGCTTTTCGGCGACGGGGGTTATGGTCTCGACACGCTTGGCACGGAGGCCAGCGTGAGTGCGCTGACCAAGGCGGAAGTGCAGGGGTTTCACAAAAAATTCACGGTGCCGAATAATTGCGTGCTTGCGATTTTCGGAGACGTGAAAGCTGATGACGCAAAGGCCGCGGTCGAAAAAGTTTTTGGCAGTTGGAAGACCGGCGAGAAGGCCTTGGCGCAGTTGCCCGAAACGAAACCGTTGAAAGAAATCAAACGGGTGGTGGAGATTCGCGATAAAAAACAGGCGGTGCTGCTGGTCGGATTTCCGGGGGCGACGGTTTCGGGGACTGACCGCTATGCCTTGGAATTGTTGCAGGAAGCGTGCAGTGACCTGGGGTCGCGATTGTTTCTGAGAATTCGCGATAATCTTGGGCTTGCCTATTATGTCGGCGCGCAAAATTTTCTCGGGTTGGTGCCGGGATATTTCGCGTTTTACGTTGGCACGGCGCCGGAGAAGGTTGAGCAGGTGGAACAGGAAATTTTGCGCGAGGCGGAATTATTGCGCGCCGAGGGCTTGACGGCGGAGGAACTCAAACGCGCCAAGGCGAAGATCGTTGGCCAGAAAAAAATTGCCCGACAGGACTTGGGCGGTCTCGCGATGACGATGGCGCTGGATGAACTCTACGGCTTGGGTTACGCCCACAGCGATACCGACGATGCGCGTTATGAAAACATCACGCTGGAAGAAATCAAAGCGGCGGCGAAGAAATATCTCACGCCGGGCGCAATGGTCATTTCGGTGGTCAAGCCCGAGTAA